From a single Penaeus vannamei isolate JL-2024 chromosome 25, ASM4276789v1, whole genome shotgun sequence genomic region:
- the LOC113830308 gene encoding cartilage oligomeric matrix protein, with amino-acid sequence MDWNGVILILIVGITVGVAADDCPGEGRFPDSSICGAYVDCVDDGNGGYNARKGDCDGFMYNATSGECSKDGMCVNSRHTRSVTPDMNPYSHLCEAKPDGFLCANCKTQVMCVQGQAFVRHCIEGDFCLNKLQFAGGVCYPGAPVQCTCERPHEFRVDYYDPQRFFACAESYSEPVAYKCLDGMAFHESSSQCLNNAGFPPCTVSGVFANPNNCGEYYTCIALRHGFLQRFSMCSNNTLFNEKTQTCEDPCIYQFECQEDGRFGDPLNVRYYFECVVQNGQMKKSRYSCPEGYIWYAENPGVGRCVEDNGDYYFDYPFRNCKNPGDLCHDQNYCAQAPCYPDVICRSLSVAPHFICGPCPAGFTGDGITCKGLECPVGYAGTSGECARDSDLDGYPDSELSCSEKYCRQDNCIYKPNSGQEDADGDGDGDACDSDADGDGFDKNTDNCLLISNPLQEDLDSDGWGNVCDNCPAVSNPSQKDTDGDEMGDECDDDIDNDGTANINDNCRFTANANQNDLDRDGLGDECDNCPRHPNVGQDDVDEDLLGDACDDDADLDSDGVEDSIDNCPDVANSDQSDVDGDGSGDACDTDSDGDGVDDTGDNCALIPNPGQLDSDGDGRGDACTDDFDGDQIIDTEDVCINNPRVRSTDFRKLQTVALNPGAATTPPVWVIHDNGTEIHQLVNSDPAIALGDHSLGNVDFEGTFFIEDLTDDDFVGFVFSYQSNAKFYVMMWKQATQRWFSKAERGFTLKLINSRTGPGTELRDALWVTRSTKSQAKLLWQDNRIGWSPNVAYRWLLHHRPGIGTMRFYLYKGDYQVTDSGNIYDDTLKGGRLGLFCFSQEKIIWSNIKYTCSDDIPADMAADLNSRP; translated from the exons ATGGACTGGAACGGAGTAATACTGATT CTGATTGTGGGAATAACTGTTGGCGTGGCAGCAGATGACTGTCCAGGGGAAGGGAGGTTTCCCGATTCAAGTATCTGCGGTGCTTACGTAGATTGTGTAGACGACGGAAACGGCGGCTATAATGCAAGAAAAGGTGATTGTGACGGCTTCATGTACAACGCCACCTCTGGGGAATGCTCCAAAGACGGCATG TGTGTTAACTCGCGGCACACCCGGAGTGTTACCCCAGACATGAACCCATATTCCCATCTGTGTGAAGCCAAGCCTGATGGTTTCCTGTGTGCAAATTGCAAAACTCAGGTCATGTGTGTGCAGGGACAGGCCTTCGTTCGTCACTGTATTGAGGGTGACTTTTGTTTAAATAAACTCCAGTTTGCAGGAGGCGTGTGCTATCCAGGTGCCCCTGTGCAGTGCACATGTGAAAGGCCTCATGAATTTCGTGTGGATTATTATGACCCACAGAGGTTCTTCGCTTGCGCAGAATCTTATTCAGAACCAGTTGCCTATAAATGTCTGGATGGAATGGCATTTCATGAATCCTCTTCACAGTGTCTAAACAATGCCGGATTTCCACCATGCACCGTATCTGGAGTTTTTGCGAACCCAAATAATTGTGGCGAATACTATACATGCATTGCCTTGAGACATGGATTTCTTCAAAGGTTCTCCATGTGCAGTAATAATACTTTGTTCAATGAGAAAACGCAAACCTGTGAAGATCCTTGTATTTATCAGTTTGAGTGCCAAGAGGACGGGCGGTTCGGTGATCCCCTTAATGTTCGTTATTACTTTGAGTGCGTCGTGCAGAATGGGCAAATGAAGAAGTCTCGTTACTCTTGTCCTGAGGGTTATATTTGGTACGCTGAAAACCCAGGAGTTGGACGATGTGTGGAAGATAACGGGGACTACTACTTTGACTACCCCTTCCGCAACTGCAAGAATCCTGGGGACCTGTGCCACGATCAAA ATTATTGTGCGCAGGCCCCTTGTTATCCTGATGTTATCTGTAGATCCTTAAGCGTGGCTCCCCACTTCATCTGTGGTCCTTGCCCAGCTGGATTTACTGGAGATGGGATTACATGCAAGGGCTTAGAG tGTCCAGTTGGCTATGCGGGGACCAGTGGTGAATGTGCTCGTGACTCTGACCTTGATGGCTACCCAGACTCCGAACTAAGTTGTTCAGAAAAATATTGCCGTCAGGATAACTGCATTTATAAACCAAATTCCGGCCAAGAGGATGCAgacggcgatggcgatggcgatgccTGTGACAGTGATGCAGATGGGGATGGCTTTGATAAGAATACA GATAACTGTCTTCTGATATCCAATCCATTACAAGAAGACTTGGATTCAGATGGATGGGGAAATGTCTGTGATAACTGCCCTGCGGTGTCTAACCCGAGCCAGAAGGATACTGACGGGGATGAAATGGGCGACGAAtgtgacgatgatattgataatgatg GAACCgctaatattaacgataattgtCGCTTCACTGCAAATGCCAACCAAAACGATCTTGATCGGGATGGTCTGGGCGATGAGTGCGATAACTGCCCCCGCCATCCCAACGTTGGccaagatgatgttgatgaagactTGCTGGGAGATGcatgtgatgatgatgctgacttGGATAG TGATGGCGTGGAGGACAGTATAGACAACTGCCCAGATGTGGCCAACAGTGACCAGTCAGACGTAGATGGTGATGGCAGTGGCGATGCCTGTGATACTGACAGCGACGGTGATGGCGTGGATGACACGGGTGATAACTGTGCGCTGATACCGAATCCAGGCCAATTGGACAGTGACGGGGACGGCCGGGGTGATGCCTGCACTGACGACTTCGACGGTGACCAAATTATCGATACAGAAGATGTCTGCATCAACAATCCTCGTGTGCGCTCGACAGATTTCAG AAAACTTCAGACAGTGGCGTTAAACCCAGGGGCTGCGACCACTCCTCCAGTTTGGGTCATCCATGATAATGGTACAGAAATTCACCAGTTGGTGAACTCTGACCCAGCTATAGCATTGG GTGATCACTCATTGGGCAATGTTGACTTTGAAGGGACCTTCTTCATTGAAGATCTAACTGATGATGATTTTGTTGGCTTTGTATTTAG CTATCAAAGCAATGCCAAGTTTTATGTCATGATGTGGAAGCAGGCTACACAGCGTTGGTTCAGCAAGGCAGAAAGAGGCTTTACTCTGAAGCTGATCAACTCCAGAACAGGTCCTGGAACAGAACTAAGGGATGCATTGTGGGTCACTCGTTCTACAAAATCACAG GCAAAACTGCTTTGGCAGGATAACAGAATTGGATGGTCGCCAAATGTGGCATACCGTTGGCTGCTTCACCACCGCCCTGGTATTGGCACCATGAGGTTCTACTTGTACAAAGGGGATTACCAGGTGACAGACTCTGGAAACATTTATGATGACACACTAAAAGGAGGCCGATTGGGACTCTTCTGCTTCTCTCAAGAAAAAATTATCTGGTCCAACATCAAGTATACTTGTTCAG ATGATATCCCTGCGGACATGGCTGCTGACCTAAATTCGCGGCCATGA